In Candidatus Bathyarchaeia archaeon, the following are encoded in one genomic region:
- a CDS encoding class I SAM-dependent methyltransferase, translating to MRFRTVLNDWLWTLYPFFYDRMRILPSYREMMEKVAESLSPKKNSVYLDLGCGTGNLIQLLISKGATVYGLDSSFSALKVAYAKIKKQKTSGSARIHLFKFVDKLPLKDESLDGISAVNFINYIEPSSVQNLISEAKRVLKKGGRLSLVYVQTVAYTKGVSDYKLLIKQKPLQAITSTPFYLAVALMNLPMKLKTNIIHYKKEYIENLMSKTGFKNIKTTPTYYGKTTLLTTGEKPAE from the coding sequence ATGCGCTTTAGAACCGTTTTAAATGATTGGCTGTGGACGCTTTATCCCTTTTTCTATGATAGGATGCGCATTCTCCCCTCATACAGAGAGATGATGGAGAAAGTTGCTGAAAGCTTGTCTCCCAAAAAGAATAGCGTATACCTTGATTTGGGGTGTGGAACAGGCAACCTAATACAACTGCTCATATCAAAGGGCGCAACCGTATACGGTTTAGATTCCTCATTTTCAGCATTAAAAGTGGCTTATGCAAAAATAAAAAAGCAAAAAACAAGTGGTTCTGCCAGAATTCACCTTTTTAAGTTCGTGGACAAGCTACCCCTCAAAGACGAATCTTTAGATGGGATTTCCGCTGTAAACTTCATCAATTACATAGAACCATCTTCCGTGCAAAACCTGATTTCAGAGGCGAAAAGGGTTTTAAAGAAGGGCGGTAGGCTAAGCCTCGTATACGTGCAAACGGTCGCCTACACAAAAGGAGTAAGCGACTACAAGCTGCTTATAAAACAGAAACCGCTCCAAGCAATAACTTCAACACCATTCTACTTGGCTGTAGCCCTAATGAACCTCCCCATGAAACTAAAAACAAACATAATCCACTACAAAAAAGAATACATCGAAAACCTCATGTCCAAAACAGGCTTCAAAAACATCAAAACAACCCCCACATACTACGGAAAAACAACCCTATTAACTACAGGAGAAAAACCTGCAGAATGA
- a CDS encoding M42 family metallopeptidase — protein sequence MEKEIKSLLERLTQAPGVAGYEMNVGKVVYQELEKCADSIEMDNFGNVISLKKASVKNAPKVMLAGHMDEIGLIVKHIDDKGFLYFEKVGGVFPRTLFAHPAIVHGKKGPVYGLINCKSPETPEEANKVPDLKTFFIDVGAKSRAEAEKLGVRIGDSVTFERPFRVLGSGNILASKAFDDRVGVCVIIETMKRLAKEKVEANVYGVADVQEEVGCRGAQVAAYRIAPNMAIAVDITLAGDIPGVAEKDQVTKLGAGPAIKVMDEAGGGLGLISHPKVRELLVATAEEEKIPYQMEVLPRGSTDAATIHLTREGVPSGVISIPTRYAHSYEVLDVNDVVNAVKLLTATIKKIKKNINFK from the coding sequence TTGGAGAAGGAAATTAAGAGTCTTCTGGAACGTTTGACTCAGGCTCCGGGAGTTGCTGGGTACGAGATGAATGTTGGAAAAGTTGTCTATCAGGAGCTTGAGAAATGCGCGGATTCCATTGAGATGGATAATTTTGGGAATGTGATATCGCTTAAGAAGGCTTCTGTGAAGAATGCTCCGAAAGTTATGCTTGCGGGACACATGGACGAGATTGGGCTAATTGTTAAACATATTGATGATAAAGGTTTTCTGTACTTTGAAAAAGTCGGCGGGGTTTTTCCGAGAACTTTGTTTGCTCATCCCGCAATAGTCCACGGCAAGAAAGGCCCAGTCTATGGCTTAATAAACTGTAAATCACCAGAAACGCCCGAAGAAGCCAATAAAGTGCCTGATTTGAAGACGTTTTTCATTGATGTAGGTGCAAAGAGTAGAGCTGAGGCTGAAAAGTTGGGCGTGCGAATAGGCGATTCGGTTACTTTTGAGCGCCCGTTCAGGGTTTTAGGTTCTGGGAATATTCTTGCGAGTAAGGCGTTTGACGACCGTGTGGGCGTTTGCGTGATTATTGAGACTATGAAGCGACTAGCGAAAGAGAAGGTTGAAGCGAATGTTTATGGCGTAGCGGACGTGCAGGAAGAGGTCGGCTGCCGTGGAGCACAAGTTGCAGCCTATAGGATAGCGCCAAACATGGCTATAGCCGTTGATATAACGCTTGCGGGAGACATTCCAGGCGTAGCCGAGAAGGATCAAGTCACGAAGCTTGGTGCGGGTCCAGCGATTAAGGTTATGGATGAGGCTGGTGGCGGTTTGGGTTTGATTTCTCACCCGAAAGTGAGGGAGCTTCTGGTTGCGACGGCTGAGGAAGAGAAGATTCCGTATCAAATGGAAGTCTTGCCCAGAGGTTCTACCGACGCAGCGACAATCCATTTGACAAGAGAAGGAGTCCCAAGCGGCGTAATATCAATACCAACAAGATATGCGCATTCATATGAGGTTCTGGACGTTAACGATGTCGTCAACGCCGTAAAACTCCTAACAGCCACCATCAAAAAAATCAAGAAAAACATCAACTTCAAATAA
- a CDS encoding C39 family peptidase, which yields MLKFRLNQWFILILICVSILPAFTVSVSDAPAGLPNVAEAIIIAEGHFIDVPFYYQVKTYYCGPAALQMVFDYFGENVSQFEIADVARTVPYVTYTDELRRAVHFSDMSTSMGSEMPENITGYSARKLGYAAFEMFSMTLDDLKALIDRDFPVILLMRWIPGESYGHYRVAVGYNATHVFLHDPWNNVLWGGDYGGPNLPMNYTFFNEMWDYSGHWGLFVSPWNVKIETPSNIYVGQTFTVTATVFYVCPLQTPIYVYEASSCNATITLPEGLAPADGESPTKTLGEIYAGGSAQTSWRVKAERPGNYSITVEAEGKITGIVGEKAGVGPSYQYEDRIGGYSSSFVNAEVASHIYIDAIKPIKGTPGTEAFIFGGGATPNGTVVALLSGPINQTIVIIDSQSTKIQENVTIIINMTLGWTVADSDGFWSIPFTVPEASPGEYEIFVLDNFTQTSDVTKFYVLPPTPTKIRIENISPVEGYPDTLVFIAGHGATPKGEVKIYFDHLNAANTIAYDDGGWSTTFIVPDVSPGNYTILALDVASNTSDNVMFIVLEFAQRSVGVKEGDWAKYNVIFNYSTNDPTMPVPPLADIDYLLIRIVSVVRTNVTYESIVRYKNGTEQKEVSWLDITTGLTCYGATMSYGPIIAANLTAGDKVYFNDYAPTINLTSVAFYAGLQRVVNSLLIKTDTTIPGYYRTVMDFEIHWDRISGILCEQKMNASYTNIEKGYETSMFLQMVITETSIWIKPSIINVKVSFCPRTLNLKSRGKWIICIVKLPKGYTVKDVDKSTIMLNGTIKGEVINKAERSRYLIVRFDRKAVIELISKEIICKKKSMEVSLTITGEFKDGTTFSGTATIRIIIPSNKNAKEHTACLYFKKPHLPRDSVNSD from the coding sequence TTGTTAAAGTTTAGATTGAATCAATGGTTTATTCTGATTTTGATTTGCGTATCTATTTTGCCTGCGTTCACTGTAAGTGTTTCAGACGCTCCAGCGGGTTTGCCTAACGTTGCAGAGGCTATTATTATTGCGGAAGGCCATTTTATCGATGTTCCATTTTATTATCAAGTGAAAACTTACTATTGCGGCCCAGCTGCTTTGCAAATGGTTTTTGATTATTTTGGTGAGAATGTTTCTCAGTTTGAGATTGCTGATGTTGCGCGAACAGTGCCTTATGTGACTTATACTGATGAGCTTAGGAGGGCGGTCCATTTTAGTGATATGAGCACTTCTATGGGAAGCGAAATGCCAGAAAACATAACTGGATACTCAGCCAGAAAACTTGGATATGCAGCTTTTGAAATGTTCAGTATGACATTGGATGATTTGAAGGCTCTTATTGATAGGGATTTTCCAGTAATCTTGCTCATGAGGTGGATTCCGGGCGAATCTTATGGCCATTATAGGGTTGCTGTGGGCTATAATGCGACGCATGTTTTCTTGCATGATCCGTGGAATAATGTCCTTTGGGGCGGAGACTATGGCGGTCCAAACCTACCTATGAATTACACATTCTTTAATGAGATGTGGGACTACTCTGGCCACTGGGGATTATTTGTTTCTCCATGGAACGTTAAAATTGAAACACCAAGCAATATTTACGTGGGCCAAACTTTTACTGTTACGGCAACAGTTTTCTATGTTTGTCCCCTTCAAACTCCCATTTATGTTTATGAAGCCTCTTCATGCAATGCGACAATAACCTTACCAGAAGGATTAGCCCCCGCTGATGGTGAATCACCAACTAAAACCCTCGGAGAAATTTACGCTGGTGGCAGTGCTCAAACTTCTTGGAGGGTTAAAGCTGAGCGTCCAGGAAACTATTCAATAACAGTTGAGGCAGAAGGGAAGATTACAGGAATTGTTGGAGAAAAAGCTGGTGTTGGCCCAAGTTATCAATATGAGGATAGGATTGGAGGATACAGCTCGAGCTTTGTAAATGCGGAAGTTGCCTCGCACATCTACATCGACGCCATCAAACCAATTAAAGGCACCCCGGGAACAGAAGCCTTCATTTTCGGAGGGGGAGCCACTCCGAACGGGACGGTTGTTGCCTTGCTGAGCGGCCCAATAAATCAGACAATTGTTATTATAGATTCACAATCCACAAAAATCCAAGAAAACGTAACAATTATAATCAACATGACTTTAGGGTGGACTGTAGCAGACTCCGATGGATTCTGGTCTATACCCTTCACTGTGCCTGAAGCGTCTCCAGGAGAATACGAAATTTTTGTTTTAGATAACTTCACCCAAACAAGCGATGTAACCAAATTTTACGTATTACCGCCAACTCCTACCAAAATACGAATAGAAAATATTAGTCCAGTTGAAGGATACCCAGATACTCTAGTTTTCATAGCAGGACATGGAGCAACCCCAAAAGGTGAAGTCAAAATCTACTTTGACCATTTAAATGCCGCAAACACAATAGCTTATGACGACGGAGGGTGGTCAACAACTTTTATCGTACCGGACGTTAGCCCTGGAAACTACACGATTCTGGCATTGGATGTCGCATCAAACACCTCTGACAACGTGATGTTCATAGTGCTGGAATTTGCTCAACGAAGCGTCGGAGTAAAAGAAGGCGACTGGGCAAAATATAACGTGATCTTCAACTATTCAACAAATGATCCTACTATGCCAGTTCCTCCCCTCGCGGACATAGATTATTTATTAATAAGAATCGTTTCAGTTGTGAGAACTAATGTCACCTATGAGTCTATTGTGCGCTACAAAAATGGAACTGAACAAAAAGAAGTTTCGTGGCTGGACATAACTACAGGACTAACCTGCTATGGAGCCACAATGTCGTATGGACCAATCATTGCAGCAAACCTAACAGCGGGCGATAAAGTATATTTCAATGATTACGCCCCAACAATAAACTTAACATCCGTAGCGTTCTACGCAGGTTTGCAAAGGGTGGTCAATTCTCTATTAATAAAAACAGATACAACCATTCCAGGCTATTATAGAACCGTTATGGACTTCGAAATTCACTGGGATAGGATAAGCGGCATATTATGCGAACAAAAAATGAACGCCAGTTACACCAACATAGAGAAGGGCTACGAAACCAGCATGTTTCTCCAGATGGTCATAACAGAAACAAGCATTTGGATCAAACCAAGCATAATAAACGTCAAAGTTAGTTTCTGTCCACGCACGTTAAATTTGAAGAGCAGAGGCAAATGGATAATCTGTATTGTAAAACTTCCTAAAGGCTATACCGTGAAAGATGTCGACAAGTCAACAATTATGCTAAACGGCACCATCAAAGGCGAAGTTATCAACAAAGCTGAAAGAAGTCGCTATTTAATAGTTAGATTTGACAGAAAGGCCGTCATTGAACTCATCTCTAAAGAGATCATTTGCAAGAAGAAGTCCATGGAAGTATCGCTAACAATAACTGGCGAATTCAAAGATGGAACAACATTCTCTGGAACAGCCACTATAAGAATAATAATACCGTCGAATAAAAACGCCAAAGAACACACTGCTTGCTTGTACTTCAAAAAACCACATTTGCCACGAGATTCCGTTAACAGCGACTAA
- a CDS encoding radical SAM protein — protein sequence MGKCLVCGYSAETVSDGLGVCLRCIRDKPEKALEITRSVHAKSCGVFGLPAEPPRDAGGLACGVCANECVIGDGKRGFCGLVGNVGGRLERYGGTAERGVLEWYYDGLPTNCVSWWFCPGCTGAGYPRYALKPTAEFGYANLAVFYGACSYDCLFCQNWHYRRLSVKHEPVLNAADLAAKVDAHVSCICYFGGDPSPQMPHSLETSRIALEKAKTEKRILRVCWETNGYMNPRLAEKAAEIALESGGNIKFDLKCWSEPLSLALCGVSNKPTIENFRMIGEKFYAKRRELPVLGASTLLVPGYVDVKEIEGIAKFISEIDASIPYTLLAFYPCYVMDDLPTTSRKQALECQEAAEKHLKNVRVGNVHLLS from the coding sequence ATGGGTAAATGTCTTGTTTGTGGTTATAGTGCCGAGACGGTTTCGGATGGTTTAGGCGTTTGTTTAAGGTGTATTAGGGATAAACCGGAGAAGGCGCTTGAGATAACGCGTAGTGTTCATGCAAAGAGTTGCGGTGTGTTTGGTTTACCTGCTGAGCCGCCGCGTGATGCGGGTGGTTTGGCTTGTGGCGTATGTGCGAACGAGTGTGTGATTGGCGATGGTAAGCGTGGGTTTTGTGGGCTTGTAGGGAATGTTGGTGGACGTTTGGAGCGTTACGGTGGCACTGCTGAGCGGGGTGTTTTGGAGTGGTATTATGATGGTTTGCCGACGAACTGCGTGAGTTGGTGGTTTTGTCCAGGCTGCACGGGCGCTGGTTATCCGCGTTACGCGCTTAAGCCTACTGCGGAGTTTGGGTATGCGAATTTGGCGGTTTTTTACGGCGCTTGCAGCTACGATTGTTTGTTTTGTCAGAACTGGCATTATCGGCGTTTGTCTGTTAAGCATGAGCCTGTTTTGAATGCAGCGGATTTGGCGGCGAAAGTGGATGCGCATGTTTCTTGTATTTGCTATTTTGGTGGTGACCCGTCGCCTCAAATGCCGCATAGTCTTGAGACCTCGCGTATAGCGTTGGAAAAGGCAAAAACGGAGAAGCGTATTTTGCGGGTTTGTTGGGAAACGAATGGTTACATGAATCCTCGGTTGGCGGAGAAAGCAGCAGAAATCGCCTTGGAGAGTGGTGGTAACATTAAGTTTGATTTGAAGTGTTGGAGTGAACCGTTAAGCCTTGCGTTGTGTGGAGTTTCGAACAAGCCTACGATTGAGAATTTCCGGATGATTGGAGAGAAGTTTTATGCGAAGCGTAGGGAGTTGCCGGTGCTTGGTGCGAGTACGCTTCTTGTTCCGGGCTACGTGGATGTGAAAGAAATTGAGGGTATTGCCAAGTTCATAAGCGAAATAGACGCGAGTATTCCTTACACGCTTTTGGCGTTTTACCCTTGCTATGTGATGGATGATTTGCCGACTACTAGTAGAAAGCAAGCCTTGGAGTGTCAAGAGGCGGCTGAGAAACATTTAAAGAATGTGCGTGTGGGAAATGTTCATTTGCTTTCGTGA
- a CDS encoding MoaD family protein has translation MSVAVRVSVRFFTSLRELTGKREETLEFSGKEKITIGLVLERLSKRYGREFVDYVFDRKTGEVKGFLQFLVNGRSASTLNGLDTPLRDGDVLAIVPPVGGG, from the coding sequence GTGAGTGTTGCAGTGCGTGTTTCGGTGCGGTTCTTTACTAGCCTGCGAGAGTTGACTGGCAAGCGAGAGGAGACGTTGGAGTTTTCAGGTAAGGAGAAGATTACCATTGGTTTGGTTTTGGAGAGGCTTTCGAAGCGTTATGGGCGGGAGTTTGTTGATTACGTTTTTGACCGGAAGACGGGTGAAGTGAAGGGTTTCTTGCAGTTTCTTGTTAATGGAAGAAGTGCGTCAACGCTTAATGGTTTGGACACGCCTCTTAGAGATGGGGATGTTTTGGCGATTGTTCCGCCTGTGGGCGGCGGTTAA
- a CDS encoding transglutaminase-like domain-containing protein has product MKSLRVLGCAILFSVFMMLLIRVYYVMLTIGYDFATSLPYVYLPLVSIPVACLYFYFRKPDDFSLSKKKASMISALMLIVTLLAPYVMTYIGISVTLSNARGIRSDIERVKFVSSYVLNSTIWAGGPDGIEGWYVYLHRCSSNFLQFLMLGVGNCGEMAYAAKTLLDNLGIESRIVHLSGEDHMFVEIKFNGTWMVVDPGYSYNLVTREERASKRLAEMGGLSYVVAETGQGLIELTTYYVTTDKITIRVTEHGEPVINARIIFKHMFHGTEFSLPEFHSGPDGMLTLNLGPSTYNNTGIEPAEPYYRVYVNDRDSNFIVNSTGTGRSFFIEIDLANIP; this is encoded by the coding sequence ATGAAGAGTCTCAGAGTCTTAGGGTGTGCAATCTTATTCTCGGTCTTCATGATGCTACTGATCCGTGTCTACTATGTTATGCTAACCATCGGTTATGACTTTGCTACGTCTTTACCTTACGTATACCTTCCATTGGTCTCCATTCCGGTCGCTTGCTTGTATTTCTATTTCAGAAAGCCTGATGATTTTTCGCTATCAAAAAAGAAAGCCTCAATGATTTCAGCTCTCATGCTAATTGTTACTCTTTTGGCGCCTTATGTGATGACATATATAGGCATCAGCGTGACTCTTTCAAATGCTAGAGGCATACGGAGCGACATAGAGAGGGTGAAATTTGTTTCGTCTTATGTTCTTAATTCCACGATTTGGGCTGGAGGACCTGATGGGATTGAAGGCTGGTATGTGTATCTTCATCGATGTTCAAGCAACTTTTTGCAATTTCTAATGCTTGGTGTGGGAAACTGTGGAGAGATGGCTTATGCAGCAAAAACTTTGCTTGACAATCTAGGCATAGAATCACGTATAGTGCACCTGTCTGGGGAAGACCATATGTTCGTAGAAATCAAATTTAATGGCACTTGGATGGTTGTCGATCCAGGCTATAGCTATAATTTGGTAACAAGAGAGGAGAGAGCGTCTAAAAGACTTGCAGAGATGGGCGGCTTATCTTATGTTGTTGCAGAGACGGGTCAAGGGTTGATAGAGTTGACCACATACTATGTGACAACAGATAAGATAACAATAAGAGTAACTGAACATGGCGAGCCCGTGATTAATGCCCGAATCATTTTTAAACATATGTTCCATGGCACTGAATTTTCTTTACCAGAATTTCATTCTGGTCCTGATGGTATGCTTACATTGAATTTAGGCCCCTCAACTTATAATAACACTGGCATAGAACCAGCCGAGCCCTACTACAGAGTTTATGTCAACGACAGAGACAGTAATTTTATTGTAAACAGCACAGGAACCGGCAGATCTTTTTTCATAGAAATAGATTTAGCGAATATTCCTTAA
- the thsB gene encoding thermosome subunit beta, with translation MAYLTTTASGQPVLILKEGTSRTRGREAQRNNIMAARVIGEVLKTTLGPRGMDKMLIDSLGDITITNDGAAILNEIEVEHPAAKMMVEIAKTQDDMVGDGTTTAVVLAGELLKKAEELLDQNIHPTIIVSGYRKAANKAVEIINKIATPVNIEDRQTLKKVALTSMASKAVGTAREHLAEIAIDAVKQIAEKRGDRMIADIDNIQIIKKTGKSLLESQLVQGLIIDKEVVHPGMPKKIEKAKIALLDCPLEIEKTEFSAEIRIRDPNQMKAFLDQETKMLKEMVDKIKASGANVVFCQKGIDDMAQHFLAKEGILAARRVKQSDMEKLSRATGGRIITDLADLTKQDFGDAGVVEERKIGEDKMIFVEKCKDPRSVAVLIRAGLERMVDEAERAMTDALSVVSDVIENNKIVAGGGAVEVEIAKELRDYATKVGGREQLAIEAFADAIEVIPRTLAENAGLEPIDIIVELRAAHEKTDGKHMGVNVFTGKTENTYNNGVVEPLVVKEQAVKSAAESASMILRIDDVIAATKPKEEKPPKGGETESEE, from the coding sequence ATGGCATACTTAACAACAACAGCATCTGGACAACCCGTACTCATACTAAAAGAAGGCACATCAAGAACCCGCGGACGCGAAGCCCAAAGAAACAACATAATGGCAGCCCGCGTAATCGGCGAAGTACTCAAAACCACGCTGGGACCACGAGGCATGGATAAAATGTTAATCGACAGCCTCGGCGACATAACAATAACCAACGACGGCGCAGCCATACTCAACGAAATAGAAGTCGAACACCCAGCAGCAAAAATGATGGTTGAAATCGCAAAAACACAAGACGACATGGTAGGCGACGGAACAACAACCGCCGTAGTACTAGCCGGCGAACTACTCAAAAAAGCAGAAGAACTCCTAGACCAAAACATCCACCCAACAATAATCGTAAGCGGCTACCGCAAAGCAGCAAACAAAGCCGTAGAAATCATAAATAAAATCGCCACACCAGTAAACATCGAAGACCGCCAAACCCTCAAAAAAGTAGCATTAACCTCAATGGCAAGCAAAGCAGTAGGCACAGCACGCGAACACCTAGCAGAAATAGCCATAGACGCAGTCAAACAAATAGCAGAAAAACGCGGAGACCGCATGATAGCCGACATAGACAACATCCAAATAATCAAAAAAACAGGCAAAAGCCTACTCGAATCACAACTAGTCCAAGGCTTAATAATCGACAAAGAAGTCGTCCACCCAGGCATGCCCAAAAAAATCGAAAAAGCCAAGATCGCCTTACTAGACTGCCCATTAGAAATTGAAAAAACAGAATTCAGCGCCGAAATACGCATACGAGACCCCAACCAAATGAAAGCCTTCCTAGACCAAGAAACCAAAATGCTCAAAGAAATGGTTGACAAAATCAAAGCCTCAGGCGCAAACGTGGTGTTCTGCCAAAAAGGCATAGATGACATGGCACAGCATTTCCTAGCAAAAGAAGGAATACTCGCCGCCAGACGCGTAAAGCAATCAGACATGGAAAAACTTTCACGCGCAACAGGCGGACGCATAATCACAGACTTAGCCGACTTAACAAAACAGGACTTTGGCGACGCAGGCGTAGTTGAAGAACGCAAAATCGGCGAAGACAAAATGATTTTCGTCGAAAAATGTAAAGACCCGCGTTCTGTAGCCGTGCTAATCCGCGCAGGACTGGAAAGAATGGTTGACGAAGCCGAACGTGCAATGACAGACGCGTTATCAGTCGTGTCAGACGTGATAGAAAACAACAAAATCGTCGCAGGCGGAGGCGCAGTAGAAGTTGAAATAGCCAAAGAACTGCGAGACTACGCAACAAAAGTCGGCGGACGCGAACAACTTGCAATAGAAGCCTTCGCAGACGCCATAGAAGTAATACCGCGCACACTAGCCGAAAACGCTGGGTTAGAACCTATAGACATAATCGTTGAACTACGCGCTGCACACGAGAAGACAGACGGGAAGCACATGGGCGTGAATGTTTTCACAGGCAAAACAGAAAACACCTACAACAACGGCGTAGTCGAACCACTAGTGGTTAAGGAACAAGCAGTCAAATCCGCCGCAGAATCCGCATCAATGATACTCCGCATAGACGACGTCATCGCCGCAACAAAACCAAAAGAAGAAAAACCACCAAAAGGCGGAGAAACCGAAAGCGAAGAATAG
- a CDS encoding HNH endonuclease: MPPPVVRSVRDLIFWQYAKIIAESAGFGKKNYGFVMKKFWQLKEGEIFWNEIREYVKERERKDECIFCGAKTNLTIDHMLPRCFNGPDDEKNVIWVCQECISSKGSKRLYEFWTIKKGLEGAKYEVPRIAEGKYLKLVYEVLKEKNLLNLGANKIREDVCPKCDIKKLCVREKSEGKFSPLCLDGILTLCFQ; this comes from the coding sequence ATGCCTCCGCCAGTGGTTAGGAGCGTTAGGGATTTGATTTTTTGGCAGTATGCTAAGATTATTGCTGAGTCTGCGGGTTTTGGGAAGAAGAATTATGGTTTTGTTATGAAGAAGTTTTGGCAGCTTAAGGAGGGCGAAATTTTCTGGAATGAAATTAGAGAGTATGTGAAGGAAAGAGAGAGAAAAGATGAGTGCATATTCTGCGGAGCTAAAACAAACTTGACGATAGACCATATGTTGCCTCGATGTTTTAATGGACCAGATGATGAGAAAAATGTAATTTGGGTTTGTCAAGAATGCATTTCATCTAAAGGTTCAAAGAGGCTTTACGAGTTTTGGACCATTAAGAAAGGTTTAGAGGGAGCTAAATATGAAGTGCCTAGAATAGCAGAAGGCAAATATCTCAAACTAGTTTACGAAGTTCTAAAAGAAAAAAATCTGTTAAATTTAGGTGCCAACAAAATCAGAGAAGATGTTTGCCCAAAATGCGACATAAAGAAACTGTGTGTAAGGGAGAAGTCTGAAGGAAAATTTTCTCCACTTTGTCTGGATGGAATTTTGACTTTATGTTTTCAATAA
- a CDS encoding retroviral-like aspartic protease family protein yields MGYVRIRGVIANPLDRNLKEELEFIVDTGAIYTVIPQGVAERLQLKVVDMRKFKIASGEVVEYPVSEAYIMIEGKGVTSLVAIAPEKTPILLGVTTLELLGMQVDPVTGKLTPLELMIL; encoded by the coding sequence ATGGGTTATGTGCGAATTCGTGGAGTTATTGCTAATCCTTTAGACCGTAATTTGAAGGAAGAGTTGGAGTTTATTGTTGATACGGGCGCGATTTATACGGTAATCCCTCAAGGCGTTGCTGAAAGATTACAGTTGAAAGTTGTGGATATGAGGAAGTTCAAGATTGCCAGCGGAGAGGTTGTTGAATATCCCGTTTCTGAAGCATACATAATGATTGAAGGGAAAGGGGTTACGTCGCTGGTTGCTATAGCGCCAGAGAAAACACCTATACTGTTAGGAGTTACAACTCTGGAATTGTTAGGCATGCAGGTTGACCCAGTTACTGGAAAATTGACGCCATTAGAACTTATGATTCTTTAG